The Salvelinus fontinalis isolate EN_2023a chromosome 9, ASM2944872v1, whole genome shotgun sequence genome has a window encoding:
- the LOC129862515 gene encoding heat shock factor protein 4-like, translating into MQESPGSIGVDGGYASNVPAFLTKLWTLVEDPDTNHLICWSATGTSFHVFDQGRFAKEVLPKYFKHNNMASFVRQLNMYGFRKVVNIEQSGLVKPERDDTEFQHLYFLQGHEHLLEHIKRKVSIVKSEETKVRQEDLSKLLYEVQMLRSQQENMECQMQDMKQQNEVLWREVVSLRQNHTQQQKVMNKLIQFLFSQMQSNTPSTVGMKRKLPLMLDVGSTTPPASKFSHSHQMESLHEPFYIQSPSTETASCSNSAMTGGPIISDVTEMSQPTNMAIQMQTEETRDKCMMLIKEEPVSPGVRGRGEGVPLGSCEVCSEPPVLHVAMVQSVLEGRGSGAERRSKRPALERPEVPDAVENVDMSLEDLQLLLRTHQQSVEPTAAVIDPFNFNLPLSEWNFNDMESNLKSYMFQSQEAEAYPNAGCEEQ; encoded by the exons ATGCAGGAATCTCCTGGCTCTATTGGTGTGGATGGAGGTTATGCCAGTAATGTGCCTGCCTTCCTCACCAAACTGTGGACCCTGGTCGAGGACCCGGACACCAACCATCTCATCTGCTGGAGTGCT ACTGGAACCAGCTTCCATGTTTTTGACCAGGGCAGGTTTGCCAAGGAGGTGCTGCCAAAGTACTtcaaacataacaacatggccagCTTTGTCCGTCAGCTCAACATGT ATGGCTTCAGGAAGGTGGTGAACATAGAGCAGAGTGGCCTGGTGAAGCCAGAGCGAGACGACACAGAGTTCCAGCACCTCTACTTCCTGCAAGGCCACGAACACTTGCTGGAGCACATCAAGAGGAAG gtctCAATTGTGAAAAGTGAAGAGACTAAAGTACGACAGGAGGACTTGAGTAAGCTGCTGTATGAGGTGCAGATGCTGCGCAGTCAACAAGAGAACATGGAGTGTCAGATGCAAGACATGAAACA GCAGAATGAGGTGCTGTGGAGAGAGGTGGTCTCACTGAGACAGAACCACACCCAGCAGCAGAAAGTCATGAACAAG CTGATTCAGTTCCTATTCAGCCAGATGCAGTCAAACACACCCAGCACTGTAGGAATGAAGAGAAAGCT TCCACTCATGTTGGATGTTGGCTCCACCACACCCCCAGCCTCTAAGTTCAGTCATAGCCACCAAATGGAGTCCCTGCATGAGCCCTTCTATATCCAATCG CCATCTACAGAAACTGCCTCTTGCTCCAATAGTGCAATGACAGGAGGACCAATCATATCAGACGTTACGGAAATGTCACAACCCACCAACATGGCCATTCAAATGCAAACAGAGGAGACAAG GGATAAGTGTATGATGCTGATCAAAGAGGAACCAGTGAGCCCAGGGGTGCGAGGCCGGGGGGAGGGTGTTCCACTGGGCTCCTGCGAGGTGTGTTCTGAACCCCCTGTCCTCCATGTTGCCATGGTACAGTCCGTCCTGGAGGGCAGAGGGtctggagcagagaggaggagcaaGAGACCTGCTCTGGAaag ACCAGAAGTACCTGATGCTGTAGAGAATGTGGACATGAGTCTGGAGGACTTGCAGCTTCTCCTGAGGACCCACCAGCAAAGTGTGGAGCCCACCGCTGCTGTCATAGAT CCATTCAATTTCAACCTGCCCTTGAGTGAATGGAACTTTAATGATATGGAGTCCAACCTAAAATCA TACATGTTTCAGAGCCAGGAGGCAGAGGCTTACCCCAACGCTGGATGTGAGGAACAGTAA